The Cohaesibacter gelatinilyticus genome contains the following window.
CATCGGCAGATTGCTCCAGCTGCGACGCCGCAGTCGCGACCGAGCGAATGATCCCGCCAACAGAATTCTCGAATTCATCAGCCATATTGTTCAGCATGTCGCGTTGCTCGGCAGCGGCGCGTTCTTCGTCCTGACGGCGCTCCTGACGAAGGCTTTCCACCTGTTCCAGTTTTTCACGGAAAATCATGATAACGCGGATGATCTCACCAATTTCATCCTTCTTGTGATTGTCCTCGATATGGATGTCATAATTGCCATTTGAAAGTTCACCCAACACATCGATGGATTTGGCAAGTGGCTTCATCTGCCAGCGCAACCAGGAGGTAAAACCAACAAGAAACAGAATGATGACCGCAGCAAGCGAAGCCACAATATAAAGCACCTGCTCTTGCTCGGCATTATGGGTTTGGGTGATATCGGACAGGCTATAGGCAACGGAAATGGTTTCCCCATCCATGCCTTTGACCGGAGAGGCAAGGGCATCATAGACCCTGCCACCGATATACAATTTGTCATTATTGGCAATAGCCGCCCGAATGTCGGCCAGCTGAACCGTACCAAAGAAATCCTTGTTCGTATTATGGATCACCTGGCCATCAGTACTGGCAACCAGAATCTCGGACTGATCGGTTGATTTCATCAAACCGGCGATGACAGCAAAGTCCTGCGAGAAACCCACACTGCCAATCAGACGGCGCTCCTGATAGATCGGAAAAGCCAGAACAACGGACAAATTGGCGCTTTTATCCTTGGCGACGGAATAGACGATTTCCTGCTTTTGCAAGCTGGACTTGACCACATCATCAAAGCTGCTTTCATCCCCCTTCACCATCTTGGAAAAGAGCACGGACCCGGCGGCATTGGCAACAACCAGACCGTTGATTGTCTTGTTGGCTTTCAGGCGGTTGTAATTGGTCTTGTAATTCTCTTTCACCGCACCGGTATCATTTTTGGCCAGTGCCATTCGGCCTTCGAGATTGCGGGTGATATTGAGAATATTGGAATACATCAGCTGGCGCTGGCTCATGATGACATAATTCATCAAACCAGTCTGCTTTTCGGTTTTTGCAGCCAGCGTCTGTTTTTGCGTAACCCCGCGCAGCTGTTGCTCACCAACGATGAAACCGGCGGAAAGAATAAGGATAGCGCAAACCGCGCCGCATACAATTCTGGTTCTCAAAAGCATGGGAGATCCCTTTTTGAAATCTGCAAGGCAGCGGAATGTCTACTCGATGGGAAAGTTGGCGGTCTGCCAGGATGGAAAACCATCGCGGAAATAATAAACCTTGGAATAGCCCCACTTGATGGCCTTGCTTGTCGCCTTGCTGGCACGCAGACAGGACCAGCCATTGCAATAGATCACCACAGGCTCATCCTTGCTCACCCGGGCTTCCATGCTCTCTTCATTCAGCTTTTTCTTCAGCTCGATATGAATGGCACTCGGTACCCGCCCGGCCTCGAAATCGGCATTGGAGCGCACATCAAGAAACTTGACGCCTTGCTCAAACAGCGACTTGGCCTTGGTTGCATCCACCGTCGTCGCGCCAGAAATTGTCTCAGGGGATAGTTCAGCCGAAGCAGGTAAAACCATGAAAAGTCCGGCCACCAGAAAGAAAAAAAGTCTCGCGTAAATTTGTAATTTTGCCATCAATCATCCTCCACCCAATATCTAAAATTATGAACATAAGAATTTAAAAACCATTAATAGTAATTTGAAAATAACATTAGAGAATTCATACTTGCGAAATATCAAATTATACAGTCAAATAGCAAAGTAAACCCCACCTCCAACCAAGAATAGATCATTTTCAACGCGGATTTATTTGAAATAATTGGGTTTTATTCCTCTTACCGGCTATTCACCGCTTGCGCGGCGGCCTGCGAGGGCACGCTTCGCGCTTGCCTATCGGCCGTCGCAAAAAGAAGGACTTCCTTTTGCGGGTCCTTTTCCCTCACGAATCTCTCAAGGATAAAAGAATTCGGCGGAAGCATCGCACTTCCATCGGGAGCTGATAAGCGACCGCAGCTTACAAGATACGCCA
Protein-coding sequences here:
- a CDS encoding rhodanese-like domain-containing protein codes for the protein MAKLQIYARLFFFLVAGLFMVLPASAELSPETISGATTVDATKAKSLFEQGVKFLDVRSNADFEAGRVPSAIHIELKKKLNEESMEARVSKDEPVVIYCNGWSCLRASKATSKAIKWGYSKVYYFRDGFPSWQTANFPIE
- a CDS encoding methyl-accepting chemotaxis protein gives rise to the protein MLLRTRIVCGAVCAILILSAGFIVGEQQLRGVTQKQTLAAKTEKQTGLMNYVIMSQRQLMYSNILNITRNLEGRMALAKNDTGAVKENYKTNYNRLKANKTINGLVVANAAGSVLFSKMVKGDESSFDDVVKSSLQKQEIVYSVAKDKSANLSVVLAFPIYQERRLIGSVGFSQDFAVIAGLMKSTDQSEILVASTDGQVIHNTNKDFFGTVQLADIRAAIANNDKLYIGGRVYDALASPVKGMDGETISVAYSLSDITQTHNAEQEQVLYIVASLAAVIILFLVGFTSWLRWQMKPLAKSIDVLGELSNGNYDIHIEDNHKKDEIGEIIRVIMIFREKLEQVESLRQERRQDEERAAAEQRDMLNNMADEFENSVGGIIRSVATAASQLEQSADVMLLNASQTSEQSGSVANAASQASSNVQTVAAATEELAASVNEISSQIDHSNQISEKAVMDADAAAAKITGLSNAVQRIGDIVELINGIASQTNLLALNATIEAARAGEAGKGFAVVASEVKVLADQTEKATIEITDQVHSIQSSTTESTQAINDIAETIRSMSEISGSVSQATDQQSAATQEISHNVQQASDGTSEVSLSIADVTNAANQSTQASRDVLEASQNLSKESEVLSAELERLLAGIRAA